GGCGGCGGTCGACGGGCTGGAGATGCGGCCGCTGAAGGATGCCAATGTCTGCTGTGGGTTTGGCGGGACATTCTGCGTGAAATATCCCGAAATCTCGACCGCCATCGTTTCGGATAAGACCGAGAATATCCGGCAGAGCGGGGCTGATCTGCTGTTGGCGGGCGATCTGGGGTGTCTGATGAACATGGCGGGCCGCCTGCATCGGGAAGGTTCGCAGACCCGCTGTTTCCATACCGCCGAGGTGTTGGCTGGCATGGCTGACGGTCCCGCCATCGGGGAGGGGGGCTGATGACCGCCGCGCAACCCGGCCCCGGCTTCAAATCCCGCGCGCGGGCGGCGATCGCCAATCCGCGCCTGAAAATCGCCATCGACCGGACCACGAATACCGGCCAGACCAAGCGGGCGGCGGCGGTTGAGGCGTTTCCCCGTTTTCAGGCGGCGCGGACACGAGGGCAGGCGATCAAGGATCATGTTATCGCCAATATGGATCACTACCTGATCGAGTTCGAAAAGAACGCGACCGCGTCAGGGGCCAGGGTTCACTGGGCACGCGACGCTGCCGAGGCGGCGGAGATCGTGAACCGGATTTGCCGGGATGCCGGTGCGAAGGTCGTGACCCGCTCAAAATCCATGCTGGGTGAGGAAATCGGCCTGCCCCATACGCTTGAAGATGCCGGGTTCGAGCGTGTGGAGACGGATCTGGCGGAGCATATCATCCAGCTTGCGCAGGAACCCCCGAGCCATATCATCTGGGCGGCAATGCATCGCACGCGCGAGGACGTGGCGGAACTGTTCTACCGCGATCACAATCCGCCCCCGGATGCGGATGATGCGGGCTCCATGGTCGCCTCGGCCCGTCGTGTCCTGCGTGAGAAATTCCTTGCGGCGGATGTCGGCATATCGGGGGCGAATTTCCTCGTGGCTGATACCGGCGCGACCTGCACCGTCACCAATGAGGGCAATGCCGAGCTGACCACGACCCCGCCCCGCGTTCATATCGTGACCGCCGGGATCGAGAAGCTGGTGCCCTCCACAGCCCATGCAATGGCGCTGTTGCGCATTCTGGTCCGCTCCGCCACGGGCGGGGAGATGACGCAATACACGACCTTCCATTGCGGACCGAAGCGCGCGGGCGATGCCGACGGGCCGGAGGAGATGCATATCGTGCTGGTCGATAACGGCCGCTCGCGGATGGTGGGCGACGAGTTTCGCACCATGCTCCGCTGCATCCGCTGCGGGGCCTGCATGAATCACTGCGTCGTTTACCGCCAGATCGGTGGCCACGCCTATGGCGGCACCTATCCCGGCCCGATGGGCGCGGTGCTGACCCCGGTGCTGGAAGGCCTGCCAGAGAACCGCGACCTGCCCCATGCCTGTACCCTGAATGGGCGCTGCGAAGAGGTCTGCCCGGTGCGTATCCCGCTCAAGACCTTGCTGAAGGCGTGGCGGGTGCGAAGCTGGGACAGCCAGCAGGAAGTCGGCACGACGCGCTTCGGGATCGGGGTTTGGAAATTCGCTGCGCTGCGTCCGCGACTCTACCATTTCGGCACGCGGCTGGCGCTGCCGGTCATGCGGCTGTTCGGGCGGGAAGGATGGGTGTCGAAAATGCCGCTTGCGGGCGGGTGGACGGCAACCCGCGACCTGCCGCGCCCGGCGAAGTCCAGCTTCATGAGCCAGCACCGGAAATACGGAAACGGGGGTCCGGAATGAGTGCGCGCGACGATATTTTCGCCGCTGTCCGGCAGGGGCTGACCCGTGGCCGTGACGGTACGCTGCCGCTGCGTACGGCGGATGACATCGGGGCAGAGGCTGCGAGCCTTCTGGCCGGTCTGGACCAGATCCGGCCTGATCCGGCGGGACCGGACCCGGTTTCGGCCTTTATCGAGAAATGCGCCAACCCGGTGCTTGGGGTAACGCTTGACCGGGTTGCGGGCTGGCAGAATTTACCTGCGGCGGTCGCGGCCTATCTGGACCGTAACGATCTGCCGCGCCGTCTGGCGGTGACCGCCGATCCAAGGCTGGCAGGACTGGCCGAAGCGGGGATCGAGCCGCATGACAGCTGTGCGCCGGACGAGGATGCGGCGATCAGCGTGGCGCTTTGGGGGATCGCGGAAACCGGATCGGTCGTGATCCATTCCGCCCCCGATCAGCCGGTCCTGAACGCGCTTCTGCCCCGGCACTGGCTGGTTGTCGTCGAAGAGGCCCGGGTTCTTCCCTGGCTGGAGGATTATGCGACCTACGCCGCCGCGCGGCCCCGGAATGCGGTCATGATAACGGGGGCCTCCGGCACAACGGATATCGAGGGCTATTTCGTCCGTGGCGCGCATGGTCCCGGTTCTGTCCATGTGTTGCTGATCGGCGCATGACGCTGTGCAATATCGGCAACAAATAGCGGCGTCTTATTGTTGTCGTAAAACTGTCTTGCAGCAATGATAGGCGACCAGTACTCAAACGGTGCGTTAACGGCACCTGCCCGGCCCGATGGCCGGGGGCTACGGTAAGGAAAGGCATCCCATGCGTATAGCGGTTCTCGGTGGCGACGGATTTGTCGGCTGGCCAACCTCGCTTCATCTGTCCAATCTGGGTCACGAGGTCCATATCCTCGACAACCTCTCGCGCCGCTGGATCGACACCGAGCTGGGCGTGCAGTCGCTGACCCCGATGGACTCGATCCAGGAGCGCTGCCGCATCTGGAAGCAGGAGACGGGCAACCAGATCCATTTCCACCTGCTCGATCTGGCCAAGGAGTTCGAGCGGCTGAAGAAATGGCTGGCCGATAACAAGCCCGACGCCATCATCCATTTCGCTGAACAGCGGGCCGCGCCCTATTCGATGAAAACCGACCGGCACAAGGTTTACACTGTCGATAACAACGTGAACGCCACGCATAACCTGCTGGCGGCAATGGTTGAAACCGGCATAGACGCGCATCTGGTCCATCTTGGCACGATGGGGGTTTACGGCTACTCCAGCGTCGGTGCGCCGATCCCGGAAGGCTATCTGGATATCGAGATCGAAACGCCGACCGGCAAGAAGCAGCAGCAGGTGCTGTATCCGACGCGCCCCGGCTCGGTCTACCACATGACCAAGAGCCTCGATCAGATCATGTTCCAGTTCTTTGCCCAGAATGACGGGCTCAGGATCACCGATCTGCATCAGGGCATCGTCTGGGGCACCCATACCGACCAGACCCGCCGTAACGAGCAGCTTATCAACCGTTTCGACTATGACGGCGATTACGGCACGGTGCTGAACCGTTTCCTGATTCAGGCGGCGATCGGCTATCCGCTGACGGTGCATGGCACGGGCGGGCAGACGCGCGCCTTCATTCATATTCAGGACTGTGTGCGCTGCATCGAACTGGCCCTGGCCGATGCGCCGGAGGCGGGCGAGCGGGTGAAGATCTTCAACCAGATGACGGAGACGCACCGGGTCCGCGATCTGGCGGCGCTGATCGCGAAGATGACCGGCGCGAAGGTGATGAACCTGCCCAACCCGCGCAAGGAGGCGGCGGAGAACGATCTGATCGTGAAGAACGACCAGTTCCTGTCGCTTGGCCTCAACCCGATCACGCTGGAAGAGGGGCTGCTGTCCGAGGTGGTCGAGGTGGCGAAGAAATACGCCCATCGGATCGACCGGTCACGGGTGCCGGCCGTCTCCGCCTGGACCAAGGACATCGCGGAAAAGGTCGATCACGACCCGGAGGCGCATG
The genomic region above belongs to Paracoccus sp. SCSIO 75233 and contains:
- a CDS encoding lactate utilization protein B; this encodes MTAAQPGPGFKSRARAAIANPRLKIAIDRTTNTGQTKRAAAVEAFPRFQAARTRGQAIKDHVIANMDHYLIEFEKNATASGARVHWARDAAEAAEIVNRICRDAGAKVVTRSKSMLGEEIGLPHTLEDAGFERVETDLAEHIIQLAQEPPSHIIWAAMHRTREDVAELFYRDHNPPPDADDAGSMVASARRVLREKFLAADVGISGANFLVADTGATCTVTNEGNAELTTTPPRVHIVTAGIEKLVPSTAHAMALLRILVRSATGGEMTQYTTFHCGPKRAGDADGPEEMHIVLVDNGRSRMVGDEFRTMLRCIRCGACMNHCVVYRQIGGHAYGGTYPGPMGAVLTPVLEGLPENRDLPHACTLNGRCEEVCPVRIPLKTLLKAWRVRSWDSQQEVGTTRFGIGVWKFAALRPRLYHFGTRLALPVMRLFGREGWVSKMPLAGGWTATRDLPRPAKSSFMSQHRKYGNGGPE
- a CDS encoding LUD domain-containing protein, with protein sequence MSARDDIFAAVRQGLTRGRDGTLPLRTADDIGAEAASLLAGLDQIRPDPAGPDPVSAFIEKCANPVLGVTLDRVAGWQNLPAAVAAYLDRNDLPRRLAVTADPRLAGLAEAGIEPHDSCAPDEDAAISVALWGIAETGSVVIHSAPDQPVLNALLPRHWLVVVEEARVLPWLEDYATYAAARPRNAVMITGASGTTDIEGYFVRGAHGPGSVHVLLIGA
- a CDS encoding NAD-dependent epimerase/dehydratase family protein codes for the protein MRIAVLGGDGFVGWPTSLHLSNLGHEVHILDNLSRRWIDTELGVQSLTPMDSIQERCRIWKQETGNQIHFHLLDLAKEFERLKKWLADNKPDAIIHFAEQRAAPYSMKTDRHKVYTVDNNVNATHNLLAAMVETGIDAHLVHLGTMGVYGYSSVGAPIPEGYLDIEIETPTGKKQQQVLYPTRPGSVYHMTKSLDQIMFQFFAQNDGLRITDLHQGIVWGTHTDQTRRNEQLINRFDYDGDYGTVLNRFLIQAAIGYPLTVHGTGGQTRAFIHIQDCVRCIELALADAPEAGERVKIFNQMTETHRVRDLAALIAKMTGAKVMNLPNPRKEAAENDLIVKNDQFLSLGLNPITLEEGLLSEVVEVAKKYAHRIDRSRVPAVSAWTKDIAEKVDHDPEAHVQDAKEAS